Within the Astyanax mexicanus isolate ESR-SI-001 chromosome 9, AstMex3_surface, whole genome shotgun sequence genome, the region TGTAAATATTGTGTAcaattttattgtttctttactGTATGAATTCTGTATCTACTTCCAGGCACCAGTGCTCTACTTCTCCAGAACCAGGAATGCTGGGAATGACTTGGTTTGCCTCGACACCACAACTGAGGAGCTCTTCAACCACTTCCTGGTCTACAGCACGGCGATATCCGTCCTGTTCTTCGTGATCCCCTTCCTGGTGGTGCTGGTGTGTAACGGCCTGATGGTGCGGAAGCTGCTGGAGCCCACCGCCGTCGGCGGAGCGACATCCCAGCGCTCCAAAAAGAAATCGGTGAAGATGATCATCATCGTCCTGCTGACCTTCATGCTCTGCTTTCTGCCGTTTCACCTGACGAGGAGTCTGTACTACTGCTTCCGCAACCTGCAGGTCAGCTGTGGTCTCCTGGAAGGATCCAGCATCGCCTACAAGGTCACCAGACCGCTGGCCAGCGCCAACAGCTGCATAGATCCCATTCTGTACTTCATGGCTGGACAGGGTTTCCGGAGAAGCATCAACAGAAATAACAAGAAAGGCTACAGGACTGAGAAAGGGAAATCTCTCTCCACGTCACTATGAtcgaaagagatagagagagatgagcCAAACATTTGGAACATTGAACCTTTTTTGTACAATACTTTTATCAGAATTTTCTAGAATCTATTTAGGTGTGCAGATTGTCGTCTATCTGTTGCAAAGAAAAGACAACCGACAAAACAGTGATATCTTGCTAAACCCTGATATTGTACCAAAAATCCTACTGTCAATATATTGTTATTGATGACCCAAAGCCACTAGGTCACCACTGTCCTAAAAAAAGCTCTGCAAAAAGGCCATCATAGAACCACCACCAACCAGATTTAGCCCTGGAGCAGAGGAAGTTAAGGACCTTGCATAAGTGCCTTGCCCAAAGGTTTAGTACTATAGacatgggtattgaacccacaaccttgttattgATGACCCAAAGCCATTGGCCACCACTGCCTTAAACAGCACTGCAAAAAGACTGCCATAGAACCACCACCAACCAGCCCCTGGAACAGAGAAAGCTTAGGTTATTGCTCAACGGTGTAGTACTGTAGACatgggtatcgaacccacaaccttgttatcgATTGTTTAAAGCCACTGGGCCACCACTATCCTAAAAAGCACTGATAAGACAGCTGTAGGGCTGCCACCAACCAGTGCCTTGCCCAAAGGTTTAGTACTATAGACatgggtatcgaacccacaaccttgttattgATGACCCAAAGCCATTGGCCACCACTGCCTTAAACAGCACTGCAAAAAGACTGCCATAGAACCACCACCAACCAGCCCCTGGAACAGAGAAAGCTTAGGTTATTGCTCAACGGTGTAGTACTGTAGACatgggtatcgaacccacaaccttgttatcgATTGTTTAAAGCCACTGGGCCACCACTATCCTAAAAAGCACTGATAAGACAGCTGTAGGGCTGCCACCAACCAGTGCCTTGCCCAAAGGCGTAGTACTATAGacatgggtattgaacccacaatctTGTTATTGATGACCCAAAGCCAGTAGTGAAAGAACCTTGCCCAAAGGCTTTGTATACatgggtatcgaacccacaaccttgtaatCGATTACCATAGAATGGGACAAGTTTCATTCCCCAGGTTTGCCCCTGGAGCAAAGCGGGCAATAGGCCTTGCCCAAGGGCTTAGTAGAAATgagtattaaacccacaaccatgCTATTGATGACCCAGTGCTCTaatcactgagccaccactgaaATATAAATGCACAGGAAAAGGACCACCATAGAAGCCCAAAGGCTTTGTATACATGAGTATCAAACCTACAACCTTGAATTCGATTACCCAATGCCACTGGGCCACCACTGTCCTAAAAATTCCTAAAAAGGGATCACCATCAACCAGATGTGACCCTGGAGCAAAGTAGGTTATGGGCCTCGCCCAATGGGTCTCAAAGTCACAACCATGTTATTGAAAGAACCACCACCAATCAGATTTATTACCTGGAGAAGAGGGAGTTAAGGATCTTGCATAAGTGCCTAGCCCAAATGCTTTGTATACacggtatcaaacccacaaccttgtaaatccattaaaacatttaaaaaatcctaGAATGGGACAACCATCAACCCGAACTTCCCTTGGAGCAAAGCGGGTTATGAGCCTTGCCCAAGGTCTTAGTAGAAATgaatatcaaacccacaaccaggTTGTTTGTTGGAAATCACTTGTGCTCTAATAAATGAGCCACCACTGCTCTGGAAAGCTCTGAAACAGGATTACCATAGGACCACCACCAAACAGATTTATCTATGGACCAGACATAGGTAAGGACCTTGCATAAGTGCCTACCCCAAAGGCTTTGTATacatgggtattgaacccacaaccttgttatcaATTACCCAATGCCACTGGGCCACCACTGTCCTAAAattcctttttaaaacatttgtataAAATTTATCCAGGTACCTTTGGGATTATCTCCTAAAATAACAGGTCATGTTAGTAATGTGACAGTGATGCTCACTGATGCTCTTGTGAGGctgtatgcaatcaaattctccCCACAGCAAAGTTTTAACATCTAGTTTGAAAGCCTGCTGAAAGTGTTTATAAAGACTGTTACTGAAACAAAGGACTCAAACCTCCTGTTAATgcttttgatttcagaagaatcaCAGCATGAGACTCTGTAAGGTTAAACTTGACCCTGTTTACAAagtattttctgttttaaacaCTGGTGACACTGTGTTGGAACATTCCACCATTGCCTCCAAGGTCAGCATTCTAGGACCATTTCCAAGAATGAGTGCGGTAATGAGAATGAAAGCAGTGCAGGTGAATAATGAGCCCCCGGAGCGCTGTGTACCCAGAGCGTGGGTGTGTTTGATCTGTCATTAGCTCCACAACGGAATATCAGGTTTTTCGTAAGTAGAAATTATTAATGAACTGGTTCTTGGTGCTGCTCTGCAGAGACATGCTTCTGTACGCCTCTCTCTAACTGATAGACATTCCCACAGTGATGctatgaagggatgcacatggtcagcaaccgATTTTAAAATGCTGTGGTACCTAAACGATTGACTGATTGGAGTCAGTAACTGTAGAAAGCATGGAGAGTGCAACATCATCTCTCAAAATGAAGCAGCCACATTTTCCATCAAATTTTTCTCGTCTAAACTGTCTTTCTATGAAGAGGAATTTGTGCCAAATCAAAAAGAAAACATTCCAGTGAAAAAATCCACatgatgcattgcttttcctcactaatatGCAGAATATGTGCAAAAATGAAACACAAAACCTCTATTACATTACACATTTCACTGTACTCAATCTATTTATTGAAAAACAgtacacacaaatttacattttcaaaaccaaatgctgaatttgtgtcagaattgcacttaaaatgcaaATCAGCTCAACCCAAATTTATTCCACTGTGTGGGGCTGCTGcgaatcacaatgcacaggattacaTAATCACTgcccaatcagaacccactacttAAATTGGGGCGGGGCTGAGAAACCAGAAAATCAGAAACGGGAACTCGGCTgtactttaaaccagagaaaaatagaaaaatacagtCTTTTACGACAGGATATAAGAGGAAATAAATACTTTAATTCTAGAAATAAAGACTGGCACAGTTACAGACGACTGTGTGCTTTTCAGAGTAGATTTTAAAAAAGGTTGCTGCTTCCCCTTATTGAGTTTTACTCTGACTGGTTTCTCATCTCCTGCCCAATTTCAGCAGTGACAGTGATtaaatttcaatttcaattcCACCTTGCTCCTAGACGAACtgtaatcctgtgcattgtgctttgcttttaaacattcgCAGCACAGCCACACAGCGAAATACAATACAGTAAAGATAATTGCATTTAAAtgcaattctgattttttttgtcaattattATGCAtggtttttcaataaagagatcaagtgcagtgaaatgtgtaacataatagtggttttgcatttcattttggctcGTATTcagcatgttagtgaggaaaagcaatgcattttgtggtttgcaattacatttttttccatggtagtgtttgcttttcagttTAGCACCAATTTATCTTCATATCTTTTCATCTTCCTTTGTGTTCAATTCCAAAAGTTATTTTTAGAGTTAATATAAAtgaaacatacatatatattttacgaTATTTATGGTTATTGCAGCTTGTTTACACTGCAGACTAATTTGGGTGCagatattcagatatttaaatgtattgagGTTGGAAAGTTtagttacaaaaaaaacaaaactttatatacacagcagtgctgcttgagtttttaaacatctgctgcttttgttgagtttttacattaaaaaagtcTCTAGTATGtcctgtgagctgtttttttgtgaataaaaataaaaaagtgctcgGTGATTCAGTATAaagctgctttagtctggtggaggagtggacggggagaaacgataggatttcgcctgttgctcatgaatattcatacatgcaaatatattgtctCTGATTGGCAGCACTGCAACGCAGTAAGATGGACAACaattagaaacgttttaaaataaagacatttttacactaataacagtctttgcaatgttatatgttactttacaacatgtgtaataatgccctgctaagtgcagttcagccactgaccttagagtcttaagagtctctgtaaaacaccaaatccaccggagatcctatttaaacctatagttacttacacacacagaggtgggtagtccaggtccagaaggtaaaaacctacctatctcaattgtacttcgctggtagTGTTTTTCCataaacaaattctaaccatttgttttttagctctgaattactgggtaaagcataaaacactgatgtgttattcgcacaaataacacaggaatgaactgcatgctgttcctagcactgttagctcctcctatctgaATAGACGGTGttgctgcctggcttcagctctgtctgtgggcggtcccgagccgaggtgggcggggccatgaatactaaatcacgggttgatgtagacaagGTGCTTTTCCTGAATGActcatttttttctgaatattttcttttactagctgctgcagacaatgaagaagaggatgaggaagagtttcagcatgatgcagcatcataaactcaaactcagagagacctactgaattttataaagaacaacaacaagtggattttagcggaaggacaattttaagtaaaaacaaaaaaagaaaagaacaaattaCAACCAAATGCAATAAACTAATTCTTTATTTAAGGAGTACAAATATGAAGAAAAGGCTAACATcatcataatgataataataataataataataatgataataataaataaaagcaacaaCAATGCAGAGACCAATGTCTCTTTCTGTTCCCTGTCACATCAATCgagttattttaacattttaacacataTGGTAGAACCCAGAGATCTCAAAAgctataaatatgataaaatactgGCCATGTTCAGGGAATGAAGAAGAAAAATGAACTGTTTAAAA harbors:
- the LOC107197486 gene encoding P2Y purinoceptor 2, which translates into the protein MATLNSSSFSNSSAPFRCKFNEDFKYILLPTSYGVVFVIGLLLNAIAMYAMLFRIKQWSPNTIYMINLTVCDTLYILTLPFLIYYYADKNVWPFSESFCKLIRFLFYANLYGSILFLSCISLHRFLGVCHPVRSMHWVSPRRARLVSVAVWVIVLVFQAPVLYFSRTRNAGNDLVCLDTTTEELFNHFLVYSTAISVLFFVIPFLVVLVCNGLMVRKLLEPTAVGGATSQRSKKKSVKMIIIVLLTFMLCFLPFHLTRSLYYCFRNLQVSCGLLEGSSIAYKVTRPLASANSCIDPILYFMAGQGFRRSINRNNKKGYRTEKGKSLSTSL